A DNA window from Candidatus Methylomirabilota bacterium contains the following coding sequences:
- a CDS encoding HU family DNA-binding protein has protein sequence MTKADMVSRMAKDAKVTKRAAEAALDSALKGIKDSLKKGKKVTLVGFGSFAIGRRKARTGRNPQTGRPIKIPAARVVRFRPGAELKKAVK, from the coding sequence ATGACGAAAGCGGATATGGTTAGCCGGATGGCCAAGGACGCTAAGGTGACCAAACGGGCCGCCGAGGCGGCGTTGGACAGTGCCCTCAAGGGTATCAAGGATTCATTGAAGAAAGGTAAGAAGGTCACCCTGGTTGGATTCGGAAGCTTTGCCATAGGACGGCGGAAGGCGCGGACGGGCCGGAATCCCCAGACCGGCAGGCCCATTAAGATTCCTGCTGCACGGGTGGTCCGGTTCCGGCCGGGGGCCGAACTCAAGAAGGCCGTGAAGTAA